The genomic window TTCAAAAACAAACGTTTTGCAGTTAAGAAAGGCACAACTTCTGCGGATTGGGCAAGTGCTAACCGTAAAGACCTAGATGCAAGCATCCGTTACTTTGACGATTCTGCTTCTATGTTCCAAGAAGTAATGAACGGCAACGCTGACATCGCTTTCGAAGACTACCCTGTTATCGCTTACAAAATTTCTCTAGATAAAACTCCAACTCTAAAACTTGTTGGCGAGAAATTAACAACAGCTAAATTCGGTTTTGGTGTTAAGAAAGGCCAAAACGCTGAGCTTCTTCAGAAGTTCAATGAAGGTCTAGCAAAAATCAAAGCAAACGGTACTTACGAGAAAATTCTTAGCAAATACCAATAATATCTAGTTTAAAAACAAGATGTTAATAACACTGCTTTAAAATAAAAATATTTACTCAGGAAGGAGTTTATTGCATAAACTCCTTCTTTCTTTTCTAAATAACCTCTTAGATGAGCGCCTTATTTTGAGGTCAACATCTTTGCGACGAGGTTAAGTAGTTTTAAAAGGAAATTCGTATGTTTGAGCTATTCATGGATAGCCTACCTGCCTTTATCGAAGGGATGAAAATCACCCTGATCATAACGGTATGTTCGCTGTTCTTGGCAACTGGCATTGGTCTAGTATTAGGCCTTATTAATATTGGCAAAAACAAGTTTTTACGCGCGATTGCTAAAGTCTATATCGATATAGTCCGTGGTACACCTCTTATCGTTCAAGCCTTCTTCTTATACTTTGGCATGACAGGTTACCTTGGCTTTCATATGACAGCTGAAGTTGCAGGTACCATTGTTATCAGTATTAACGCTGGTGCTTACATGGCTGAAATCTTCCGTGGCGGTATTCAAGCTATTGATAAAGGTCAAATGGAAGCAGCGCGTAGCCTTGGTCTATCATCGACACAAGCAATGCTGAAAGTAGTACTTCCACAAGCATTCCGTCACATGATCCCGGCAATTTTGAACCAGTTCATTATTTCACTAAAAGATACATCAATCCTTACCGTTATCGGTGTAAGTGAATTAACACAATCGGGTCAAATCATCATTTCTTCAACGTACCGTTCGTTTGAAGTGTGGACAATGGTCGGCATTTTGTATTTTGTTCTTATCTATATTTTGAGCACTATCTTTAGACAAATTGAGGCGCGTTTGAACAATGATTAAGGTATCAAAACTAGTAAAAGCTTATGGCGATAACGTTGTTCTAAATGGTATCGACTTCAATGTTGGCGAAAATGAAGTAGTTTCTCTTATCGGTCCTTCAGGCTCTGGTAAGTCTACCCTACTTCGTTGTCTAAACGGTTTAGAAGAGCTCAATGGTGGTCACATCATTATTGATGGTGACGACTTAGCGAACAAAGATCTGGATATCAACAAGTTCCGTGAACATGTTGGCATGGTATTCCAATCTTTCAACTTGTTCCCGCACCTAACGGTAATGGAAAACATCACGCTCGCGCCATTAACACTGAAAAAAGCCAACAAAGCAGAAGCGCAAGCAACTGCGTTTGAACTGTTGGACAAAGTAGGTCTGCGTGACAAAGCGGATGCGTATCCGAAAAGCTTATCCGGTGGTCAAAAACAGCGTATTGCAATTGCACGCGCACTGGCAATGAACCCAGATATCTTGCTTTTTGATGAGCCTACTTCGGCACTTGATCCTGAGATGGTTGGTGAAGTTCTGCAAGTAATGCAAGATCTTGCCAACTCACACGGCATGACAATGGTTGTTGTAACCCACGAAATGGGCTTTGCTCGTGAAGTGTGTGACCGCGTAGTCTTCATGGCTGACGGAAAAATCGTAGAACAAGGTAAGCCTTGTGAAATCTTCGATAACCCGCAAAACGAACGTACTCAAGACTTCTTGTCTAAAGTTCTGTAAGCATTTTGCTTTACCCGTTCTCCATCTAAAAGTTTGGGAGCTGATTTTAATCAGTTCCCATTTTTTTATCTGGAGCTAGCGACATGAATTTTGGACAATAAAAAAGGACCTAAATAACATTTAGATCCTTAATCAATCGTTCAGTTTACGACTTATCTTTTTCGCAATTATCGCCGAAATTAAAAGAAGTTGATGGATTTACGCCCTGTTTTAGCGTTTTTATCACTGTCATCATCTTCATTGTTCTCTGCTACTTGAGTCTGCACTTTAGCGTCAGAGTGGTTGTCGGCAAAATGCTCTTCAACATATTCAGGCTCATCGTCATAACCTTGATCGCCAGCATCGTAATCCGTTGCCACCCCATCGTCTGCATAATCAGCTTCAACAACATCAGCAGGATCAACATAGATCACTAGGTAGAATTCTTCGTTAAATTGAACCAAATCACCGTCAACCAATTTACGACGTTTACGGGTTTCTATTTCGCCATTTACGGCAACATAGCCTTGGCTAATAGCTTGTTTCGCTTCACCGCCACCACTGACTGCATCGGCAATCTTTAGTACTTTGTAAAGTTCCACCGGTTGAGTTGACACCTCAACACCAATTGCTTCAATTTCAATTTCTTCTTCTAAGTGATCCACTGCATTTCCAACTTAAGTTTTCGAGCGATGCTCGTTAATTGGCGACATTCTAACTGCTATTGGAACTCAGGCATAGCACCAAGTTTATTGTGCCAAACTTGGATATGGGAGTATTGCTCATCAAGCTCCACTGAAAATGCGCCTTTCATTAGGTTAATAAACAAAAACCCAGTGATATCTGCAACTGACAGCTCGTCACCCGCAAGATAAGTCGAATGGGCCAATCGGTTTTCTAGTTTCGTTAAAAAGGCAATCGCACGACCTTTTGACTCTTCGCCCCACTCGCTTACGCAATTTTCTCGGTCGGAATAAAAGCCTGTAATGTTTCTAAATGCCTGAAAACCAGCGATAAGTCCTTGAAACTCAACAATGCGGTGCCACATTTCAACTTGCGCACTCTGCACACCTGGCGCGCCAAATAGATTAGCCTGATTAGGCACAATATGATCAAAGTAACGACAAATTGCGACAGACTCACTGATGTAAGTACCATCGTCTAACTCCAATGCAGGCACTGTGCCGCTAGCGCTCTTTTGTTGGAACTCAGGAGTAATATTTTCACCACCCTTTAGATCCACTTGAACACGCTCAACCTCAGCCCCAATCAGCTTGAGAAAAATCGAAACACGTCTACAGCTTGGCGTTGCCGCCGACTCATACAATTTCATTTCATATTTCCTTATTAAAATTTCGCTTTGCAGCGCTTTTGAATCAGCTCTATAAGGCATTGTGATTTTAGGCAATGTTCCATCAATTACCTGACAAACCACTTCCTCATAACTGACAATACAAACTTACGATATTTCAAAATTAACCGAGCTCTGGGTAAATAGCTCGGCGTATACAACACTGTTTTAGCATGGCTAAAGGTTCTAAACCCTTCTTCACCATGATAACGCCCCATTCCCGAATGCCCTATCCCGCCAAACGGCGCATCTTCAGCCGCGACATGAAAAATGGTGTCGTTGACCGCCACTCCTCCAGAATGAGTATTTGCCAAAATATAGTCAACCGTCGGTTGTTCATTACTCATAACATATAGCGCTAAAGGCCGCTCATGGGCATTCACATACTCAATCGCTTCTTCAACTTTGTGATAGGTAATGATAGGTAAAATAGGGCCAAAAATTTCTTCCTTCATCACCGCTAAATCATCGCTTGGATTAAAGATAAGATGGGGCAATAACTGGTTTGGTTCTGTGGTGCTATTACCGGCAGCGACTTCTATTACCCGTACGCCATCAGTCGCTTTAGCTTGCTCTATATATTGCTGTAAACGCTGGTATTGATGACTATTAATAATATGACTGAACTGGCTGAGATCTTTGGCAAAATAGCGATTAAAACGCTGGGCAAATAGCTCGGCAAATTCATCGGCTCTGTTTTGATCAATCAGTACATAATCTGGCGCAACGCAGATTTGTCCTGCGTTGACACATTTGCCAAACACAATTGAATCGATGATTTTGTCTAACTGCGCATCAGGCGCGATTATCACTGGCGATTTACCACCTAATTCCAGCGTAACTGGCGTTAAATTTTTGGCTGCTGCTTGTGCGACCATGCGCCCAACCGATGTTGAACCGGTAAACAGCAAATGGTCAAAAGGTAACGCACTAAAATTCGCGGCGATCGTCGCTCCGCCTTGTATCACCACCACTTCTTCATCTAAAACCGACAAGATGTTAGTGAGCACTTCATTGGTCGCAGGAGTAAACTCGCTGAGCTTTAACATCACTTTATTTCCAGCAGCAATGGCAGTTGCTACCGGCGGTAGGCTCAGCATTACCGGGAAGTTCCACGGCGAAATCACTCCCACTACCCCAAGAGACTGATACTCAACTTTCACTTTTGAAGGAAACAGCATTAATCCTGCATGGCGCTTCGACGGTTTTGCCCATCGATTGAGGTTTTTTAAAGTGTATTTGATGTGATTGATGGTTGGAATAATATCAGACAGAACAGAATCAAACTCAGAGCGATTGCCAAAGTCTTTTGCCAGTGCCGAGACCAGTTGCGACTGCTGCTCTAATATTGATTGTTTGAGTAGTAATAAGCGCTGTTTTCGTTGCTCTAAACTTGGATTTGGTGCGTCTGCGTAACTCTTTTTTAAAGCGGTTAATTTCAAGTTTAAATCACCTGAGTCCCCTAAAGTGTCACTTGAAACCAAATTAAGTCGCGCCATTACTGCCTCTCATTAAATCTTCAACCGTCATCATGATTGTTGCTTGTGCAATCGATTGTAGGCGATGAGAAGCATTACACCTAACTCTGTTATCCAAAATTTTTACCCTTAGCAAAAACTTGCCTTAAATAGGTAACAATATGGGAGCAATTAGACATTTGTTGCTATCTGTTTTTTGTTCGACAATGAAAATTAAGCGTCACGGGCGCAACGCTTAATTCTTAATTCTTATTTATTACATGATATTTCTACGACGAGCTTCTTTCTTATAGCTGGACTCGCGATAAAGCCAAAGCAACCCGTTCGCGACAATCATTAGCCCAGTAAACAATACATAGTTCACCCACTGGCTCTTCACAAATGACGCAATACCCTGCTCACCGATAGAAGAATATTGAAAAGCGATACTAAACACTAAATAGAAAGCAAAAGAGCCAAGAGTGCTCTTAGAAAGCCAACTGAAGAAACCTTGCTCTCGTTTCTGATGCCAAATTTGAAACACTTTATCGTTCATATATTTACCTAACTTGATTATTTCTGTACTTAATTCAGTGCGTGTCACTTGTGTCGTTTCACACTAAATAAAGAAGCAAGCAACGCTTGCCATAATACTAAACCTTTTTACTATAAACTCGAACCCCAACGAAGAACGGGTAATACAAAAAGCTTACGAAAATTTGCGATACGCACTAACAAAGGGCGACATTATCTCACGATGTGCGTCTAACTGAATACACAAAGCTGACATTTGACGGATTTAACCTAACAAAACAGCTTTTGGTGGACGGAAAACCGTAAATTAGACTAACGAAGATCGTGAAGCATGAATCGCTAGTGACGAAAAAGCTTAGGTATGGAGAGCCTAAGTACGACCTAGCTTTCGCAACAAAAGTGATTACGTTATTCTTGCCAGTTGTATTCCATTTGCTTGGCTACTGTCTTGGCAAACGATAGGCCGCAATGTTTTGATAGCAAATGTAAACTCATATCGATACCAGCCGAAATACCACCGGAAGTAGTAAATTTTCCAGATGTGACCCAACGTTGATCTGTGATTACATTTAGATTTGGAAACTGCGAGATTAAATCCGGAATATCCTCCCAGTGTGTCGTCACTGTTTCTTCCTTAATGACACCCGCTTCTGCAAGAAGAAATGCACCAGTACACACTGACACCACTTCATTTATATTTTTAGCTATAGAAGCAAGCCAACTTAAAATATGGGGTTTGCACATTTCATCGATATGAACGCCCCCGACTACAATGAATAAATCAATATTAGGGTGATCATATATGGTGTAGTCAGCCAATACTTTAAAACCGCCACGGGCAATAACAGGTTCAGAACTCTCAGCAACTAAAAACACATTTAAATGCTTAGCCCCTAACCTTTTCGCTGTACTAAACACTTCATATGGGCCCGAAAAATCAAGGACTTCTGCTTGGTCGTAAATATAAATACCTATGTTCATCTTCCCTCCTTGGATAATGTTCAAAACACTAGCAAAACGCTTCGAATCCGTCACTTTTACACATTGATACGAACCATAACGTACAACGAATCTCTATCCCCTATCGATAAGATAGTCGAGACCAGTATCAATGAAATCATCTATAAATATCATTGAGTCAATAGTCTATGGTTTGTCGATTGACAAGGGTAGAACAAACGCTCTACTATAAAGGTAGAGCATTCATTCTACCCAATGAGATACATTATGCTAAAAGAGCAAATCGCATCCAGCCTAGAGCGAGAATTTAGTGAGTTTGGTTTTGCCGAGCCCAGTGTCGCACAACTCAAAGTAGCTTGTGGTGTCAGCCTAAGAACTTTATACAAACACTACCCTTCAAAAGAAGAGATGATTGTAGGTGCTTTACAACACCGTCACCAACGTTACCTAGCGTTCTTATTGGCTGACGTTCCTGAGACAGGTATTCACTCTCTAAAACATATTTTCACTAAGTTGGGTGTATGGATGAAAGAATATGCACCGCACGGCTGTATGTCTATGAATGCACTAGCAGCATTTCCTGAAAATGACTTCATTTACCAAGCAGTCAAATCCCATAAGAAAGACGTGCAAAGATTTCTAGGTGAACAAAGTGTACGCCCAGATTTATCAACACAGCTATTTTTGCTTCATGAAGGCGTGTCGAGTGCTTGGCCGGTTATTGGGGAGCAAGCTCTCGATGCCGCCCAACACACAATTATAAAATTATTATCTGAGAACTAATCATGACAACAATACCAACCGCTATACCGGACACAATGAAAGCGATACTACTTAATGGTCATGGTGGACCTGATATGTTGGAATATCGCCAAGATATTCCTGTCCCAACGCCAAAAGATCACGAGGTGTTGATTCGTGTATCAGCCGCTGCTGTAAACAACACCGATATTAACACCCGTATTGGTTGGTACTCGAAAAGTGACCACAGTAAAGACGATGCTAGTTGGGGTGGAAATGCATTAAATTTGCCCAGAATCCAAGGCGCTGATGTCTGTGGAGAGATCGTTGCGGTAGGCGATTGCGTTGATAACATTCGTATTGGAGAACGAGTGTTAGTTGAACCCTGTTTAAGTGACGTGAACGGTGAAAGTGTTTCCCCTGCATGGTATTTAGGTTCGGAGTGCGATGGTGGTTTTGCTGAGTATACCGTGGTGTCTGCAAAGCACGCTTATAAGATCGACTCAGATCTCACTGACATCGAACTGGCTTCTTTCCCATGCTCCTACTCTACCGCAGAAAACCTGTTAACGCGCGCTCAAGTCGTTAAAGGTGATCGCGTCTTAATATCTGGAGCATCTGGAGGCGTGGGTTCTGCAGCCATTCAGCTTGCAAAAGCACGTGGCGCAACGGTTATAGCGATCACAAGTGCTAGTAAACATGATTTGGTATTAGGGCTTGGCGCAAATACTGTGGTTAATCGAAATGAAAACCTCGGTGAGACTCTAGGCACAAACAGTGTAGATGTTGTTATTGATCTTGTGGCGGGTGAACAATGGCCTCAATTTTTTGACGTGTTGCGGCCTAAAGGTCGTTATGCCGTTTCCGGTGCAATCGGCGGAGCATTAGTTGAGCTTGATGTACGCACACTCTACTTAAAGGATTTAAGCTTCTTTGGTTGTACTGTTCTAGAACCGGAGGTTTTTTGCAACTTAGTGAGCCTCATTGAACAAGGTAAGATAAAACCACTCGTGGCCAAAACTTTTCCTCTTGAAGCAATTTCACAAGCCCAGACTGAGTTTCAAGAGAAGAAACATGTCGGAAAAATAGTGCTGACAGTCACAGAATAAAAATAACTTGCTCAGCACTACATAAGTGCAAGTAAATCACATTCAAAAAATCAAGATACAAAGCCCAACGATGGTATGAAAGATGCTAAATGTTGGGTAGCGCCATGTTATTGATTATGGGCGTACTGCAATGTCTTAGTATAAAAACGCTTTGTTCTGGTAACAGGTTCTGGAATTCCGCAGCGTATTAGGTATTAAGTTAAAATTTTGAAGTATTGCCCAAATTAGCAGCCAACTTTCTTGTAAGTGGAGCAGCTAAGCTCAAAACTCCCTGTCAAAACCCCGTTAAACAAAGATACCAAGGCTACACACAATAACGGGTTCAGAACTCTCAACAACTAATAACACATTCAAATGCAGTCCCTTCGTCTTTTTGCTGTGCTAAAAACTGCAAATAAATCTAAGAAACCAAGGACATGTACTTAGCCATCTCATTACCTTTTAACTTTCTGACAAAGCAAAGCACGTTTATTTTTTATCGATCACTAAAAAATATATGACGTTTGCTATTGACAATGTTTAGCGATCAATACAGAATGCGCGCATCCAATTCAGTAGCGAACACTACAGAATATTAATCAAACAAGTTCTCTTACTAAGATCGACAGAATATGCAGGAAATAACAATGACTAAAGAAACCGCAATCCAAACACGTAG from Vibrio neonatus includes these protein-coding regions:
- a CDS encoding alcohol dehydrogenase family protein, with protein sequence MPTAIPDTMKAILLNGHGGPDMLEYRQDIPVPTPKDHEVLIRVSAAAVNNTDINTRIGWYSKSDHSKDDASWGGNALNLPRIQGADVCGEIVAVGDCVDNIRIGERVLVEPCLSDVNGESVSPAWYLGSECDGGFAEYTVVSAKHAYKIDSDLTDIELASFPCSYSTAENLLTRAQVVKGDRVLISGASGGVGSAAIQLAKARGATVIAITSASKHDLVLGLGANTVVNRNENLGETLGTNSVDVVIDLVAGEQWPQFFDVLRPKGRYAVSGAIGGALVELDVRTLYLKDLSFFGCTVLEPEVFCNLVSLIEQGKIKPLVAKTFPLEAISQAQTEFQEKKHVGKIVLTVTE
- a CDS encoding amino acid ABC transporter ATP-binding protein; its protein translation is MIKVSKLVKAYGDNVVLNGIDFNVGENEVVSLIGPSGSGKSTLLRCLNGLEELNGGHIIIDGDDLANKDLDINKFREHVGMVFQSFNLFPHLTVMENITLAPLTLKKANKAEAQATAFELLDKVGLRDKADAYPKSLSGGQKQRIAIARALAMNPDILLFDEPTSALDPEMVGEVLQVMQDLANSHGMTMVVVTHEMGFAREVCDRVVFMADGKIVEQGKPCEIFDNPQNERTQDFLSKVL
- a CDS encoding TetR/AcrR family transcriptional regulator, encoding MLKEQIASSLEREFSEFGFAEPSVAQLKVACGVSLRTLYKHYPSKEEMIVGALQHRHQRYLAFLLADVPETGIHSLKHIFTKLGVWMKEYAPHGCMSMNALAAFPENDFIYQAVKSHKKDVQRFLGEQSVRPDLSTQLFLLHEGVSSAWPVIGEQALDAAQHTIIKLLSEN
- a CDS encoding glutathione S-transferase family protein, with amino-acid sequence MKLYESAATPSCRRVSIFLKLIGAEVERVQVDLKGGENITPEFQQKSASGTVPALELDDGTYISESVAICRYFDHIVPNQANLFGAPGVQSAQVEMWHRIVEFQGLIAGFQAFRNITGFYSDRENCVSEWGEESKGRAIAFLTKLENRLAHSTYLAGDELSVADITGFLFINLMKGAFSVELDEQYSHIQVWHNKLGAMPEFQ
- a CDS encoding amino acid ABC transporter permease; the protein is MFELFMDSLPAFIEGMKITLIITVCSLFLATGIGLVLGLINIGKNKFLRAIAKVYIDIVRGTPLIVQAFFLYFGMTGYLGFHMTAEVAGTIVISINAGAYMAEIFRGGIQAIDKGQMEAARSLGLSSTQAMLKVVLPQAFRHMIPAILNQFIISLKDTSILTVIGVSELTQSGQIIISSTYRSFEVWTMVGILYFVLIYILSTIFRQIEARLNND
- a CDS encoding DJ-1/PfpI family protein yields the protein MNIGIYIYDQAEVLDFSGPYEVFSTAKRLGAKHLNVFLVAESSEPVIARGGFKVLADYTIYDHPNIDLFIVVGGVHIDEMCKPHILSWLASIAKNINEVVSVCTGAFLLAEAGVIKEETVTTHWEDIPDLISQFPNLNVITDQRWVTSGKFTTSGGISAGIDMSLHLLSKHCGLSFAKTVAKQMEYNWQE
- a CDS encoding coniferyl aldehyde dehydrogenase, with the protein product MARLNLVSSDTLGDSGDLNLKLTALKKSYADAPNPSLEQRKQRLLLLKQSILEQQSQLVSALAKDFGNRSEFDSVLSDIIPTINHIKYTLKNLNRWAKPSKRHAGLMLFPSKVKVEYQSLGVVGVISPWNFPVMLSLPPVATAIAAGNKVMLKLSEFTPATNEVLTNILSVLDEEVVVIQGGATIAANFSALPFDHLLFTGSTSVGRMVAQAAAKNLTPVTLELGGKSPVIIAPDAQLDKIIDSIVFGKCVNAGQICVAPDYVLIDQNRADEFAELFAQRFNRYFAKDLSQFSHIINSHQYQRLQQYIEQAKATDGVRVIEVAAGNSTTEPNQLLPHLIFNPSDDLAVMKEEIFGPILPIITYHKVEEAIEYVNAHERPLALYVMSNEQPTVDYILANTHSGGVAVNDTIFHVAAEDAPFGGIGHSGMGRYHGEEGFRTFSHAKTVLYTPSYLPRARLILKYRKFVLSVMRKWFVR